In the genome of Desulfofarcimen acetoxidans DSM 771, one region contains:
- a CDS encoding beta-propeller fold lactonase family protein, translating into MFQTTSNFGIVVEQHLRRISFFSTDTLEILNQITLGYDFVDTAITSDCSNVVVTSDFCQTLVQIETQLEPPKVVAIQEGQSSMADVDITPDDQFAVTVTGLNHPFNMQSYSFLKNKFISTIPIPYDAVGIAISPNGNGLILIDRSSANTVRRFKIDADGVLFDTGQEFISGGTRPFNITFTPDGNFAFVANLIGNSIGILETQNPENITLLNAVGTNNLPGTIVVSRDGSTVYVLTESTVDVFNFNQLSGTLSFVKSFGHGLLIDPRPLFGANQMALNKTETKLFISANISRELKVFTISGKVVGYVAGIEANGGIAICHPDKHNRLK; encoded by the coding sequence GTGTTTCAGACAACATCCAATTTCGGTATTGTCGTAGAACAGCATCTTAGACGCATCAGCTTTTTCAGCACTGATACGCTTGAGATTTTGAATCAGATTACCCTGGGCTACGATTTTGTTGATACAGCAATTACCAGCGATTGCTCCAATGTTGTGGTGACATCTGATTTTTGCCAGACTCTTGTACAAATAGAAACCCAGTTAGAACCGCCAAAAGTAGTCGCCATTCAAGAAGGACAATCCTCTATGGCTGATGTCGACATCACGCCGGATGATCAGTTTGCTGTAACTGTAACCGGTTTAAATCACCCTTTTAATATGCAATCTTACAGTTTCCTAAAAAATAAGTTTATTAGTACTATCCCCATACCTTACGATGCCGTGGGTATTGCTATATCGCCTAACGGCAACGGGCTAATCCTCATCGATCGTTCTTCAGCCAATACCGTAAGGCGCTTTAAAATTGATGCCGACGGTGTTCTTTTTGACACTGGTCAGGAGTTTATCTCCGGAGGCACCAGACCTTTTAACATTACTTTTACACCGGACGGCAATTTTGCCTTTGTAGCCAACTTAATTGGCAACAGCATAGGGATTCTGGAAACCCAAAACCCGGAAAATATAACCTTATTAAATGCAGTCGGCACAAACAACCTGCCAGGCACCATTGTAGTATCCCGTGACGGTAGTACAGTTTACGTTTTAACCGAAAGTACAGTTGATGTTTTCAATTTCAACCAGCTATCTGGAACATTAAGCTTTGTAAAATCTTTCGGTCATGGCTTGCTAATTGACCCTCGTCCCCTTTTTGGCGCAAATCAGATGGCACTGAACAAAACTGAAACCAAGCTCTTTATTTCTGCTAATATCAGCCGTGAATTAAAGGTGTTTACCATAAGCGGTAAAGTAGTCGGTTACGTTGCGGGCATTGAAGCCAACGGCGGCATTGCCATCTGCCACCCGGACAAACACAACCGGTTAAAATGA
- a CDS encoding prenyltransferase/squalene oxidase repeat-containing protein, producing the protein MATQQDIKKAVSKGTAWLKEKQNPDGSFGSWDLGSTCLAVLALLHSRLDSMSPEIENAVAYIMNSSPPQSVHFRALTVMVLVAGKHKTPETLDRVQSDINWLIQAQCTDTGNNLSYGGWGPYGYDHTDGSNTQFALLALYAATFWSISVPYDTWQRTLSWYQNNHAVNKDGSFFYQTHEPTDLNNNQSTSCMTAAAFSGLKIINIFSKDEANKIQVKKLINNVQNWLENNYTYLYSNCSDDWHFYSLYSFKKGCVISPYTKLIGSHNWYDQISSHLLELQKTDGSWMSGEDRKVTKIKDTVFALLTLSKEYVDNSEEYTGENFKYTFMSNIACGIIRMNKHTICFRTK; encoded by the coding sequence TTGGCCACTCAGCAAGACATTAAAAAAGCTGTCTCAAAGGGAACAGCCTGGCTAAAAGAAAAACAAAATCCGGATGGTAGTTTCGGCAGCTGGGATCTCGGGTCAACCTGCCTGGCCGTACTGGCACTGCTTCACAGCCGTTTAGACAGCATGTCTCCAGAGATTGAGAATGCTGTTGCTTATATTATGAATTCATCTCCTCCCCAATCTGTTCATTTTCGTGCCCTGACTGTGATGGTCTTAGTCGCCGGTAAGCATAAAACTCCGGAAACCTTAGACAGGGTGCAATCAGACATAAATTGGCTTATCCAAGCACAATGTACAGACACCGGCAATAATTTATCTTACGGAGGTTGGGGACCTTATGGCTACGACCACACCGACGGATCCAATACACAATTTGCCCTGCTGGCTCTCTACGCCGCCACCTTTTGGTCCATTTCAGTTCCTTATGACACCTGGCAAAGAACTTTAAGCTGGTATCAAAATAATCATGCTGTTAATAAAGACGGCAGTTTTTTCTACCAAACCCATGAGCCAACCGACTTAAACAATAATCAGTCAACCAGTTGCATGACAGCCGCTGCATTTTCCGGTTTAAAAATTATCAATATATTCAGCAAGGACGAAGCAAACAAAATACAAGTCAAAAAATTAATCAACAACGTTCAAAACTGGTTAGAAAACAATTACACGTATCTATATAGCAATTGTTCCGACGACTGGCACTTTTACTCTTTATACAGCTTCAAAAAGGGTTGTGTTATTTCACCTTATACCAAACTAATCGGCTCTCATAACTGGTATGATCAAATTTCAAGTCACCTGCTGGAACTGCAAAAAACAGATGGCAGTTGGATGTCTGGTGAGGATAGAAAAGTTACTAAAATTAAAGATACTGTATTTGCCCTGCTGACCCTTAGCAAAGAATACGTCGACAATTCAGAAGAGTATACCGGAGAAAATTTTAAATATACATTTATGAGCAATATTGCCTGTGGAATAATCAGAATGAACAAACACACTATCTGCTTTAGGACAAAATAA
- a CDS encoding DUF3794 domain-containing protein encodes MATTIKTPVVIGEDSTQILVLSDTIVFKIPVSGVIDEKFDIKINDCKVCPDTVVFNGTVKKDIIYKEPSNAFNEGGVRYHEESYNFGGIFEIKGVQEGDTCHIEKTDAVKANYFIPQTYDNSGNILTATQKFIVDISIKVTREQQIQV; translated from the coding sequence ATGGCAACTACTATTAAAACACCTGTTGTTATTGGAGAGGATTCTACTCAGATTCTAGTATTAAGTGATACAATTGTCTTTAAAATACCTGTATCGGGGGTGATAGACGAAAAATTTGATATTAAAATCAATGATTGCAAGGTTTGCCCGGATACAGTTGTTTTTAACGGTACGGTCAAAAAAGATATCATCTATAAAGAACCGTCCAATGCTTTTAATGAAGGTGGAGTACGCTATCATGAGGAAAGCTACAATTTTGGTGGAATTTTCGAAATTAAGGGTGTTCAGGAGGGAGATACCTGTCATATCGAGAAAACAGATGCGGTCAAGGCTAATTATTTTATTCCACAGACTTATGACAATAGTGGCAATATCTTGACAGCCACACAGAAGTTTATCGTGGATATATCAATTAAAGTGACCAGAGAACAGCAAATTCAGGTTTAA
- the murI gene encoding glutamate racemase, producing the protein MIKPAAIGLFDSGVGGLSIMKEVRKLLPEEDLIYFADSAYCPYGIKTPEVIRARCFSICDFLLKEGVKLIVVASNTTSVAGLDLIRKHYRIPIVGVEPAIKPAAELSRNGKIGILATGVTINGERFSSLVERFGSNIEVFTQPCPGLVELVEEGKLDCPQTEALLHRYMDPMLVHGSDTIVLGCTHYPFLRSLVEKIAGPQITVIDTGEAVARQVSRIVNTLNQISTGKQGKEIFYTSGSTAKVTPIIQELWQDKSLTVKHIELNT; encoded by the coding sequence ATGATAAAACCTGCTGCGATTGGTCTCTTTGACTCGGGTGTAGGCGGCTTATCCATTATGAAAGAGGTTCGCAAACTATTGCCTGAAGAAGATTTAATTTATTTTGCTGATTCCGCATATTGTCCATACGGGATAAAAACACCTGAGGTCATTCGGGCCAGGTGTTTCAGTATATGTGATTTTTTATTGAAAGAGGGTGTAAAGTTAATTGTTGTGGCCAGCAATACCACCTCTGTGGCAGGTCTTGATCTCATTCGAAAGCATTACCGGATACCTATCGTGGGAGTTGAGCCGGCCATTAAACCGGCTGCGGAATTATCTCGCAACGGTAAAATCGGCATTCTGGCAACAGGTGTTACCATTAACGGGGAGAGATTTTCTTCACTTGTTGAAAGATTTGGCAGCAATATAGAAGTCTTCACCCAGCCTTGCCCCGGCCTGGTGGAATTAGTGGAAGAGGGTAAACTGGATTGCCCTCAAACAGAAGCATTGCTGCACCGCTACATGGATCCTATGCTGGTTCACGGAAGTGATACCATAGTACTGGGTTGTACCCACTACCCTTTCCTGCGTTCTTTAGTGGAAAAAATTGCTGGGCCGCAAATAACAGTTATAGACACAGGGGAAGCAGTTGCCCGCCAGGTCAGCAGAATCGTCAACACACTTAACCAGATTTCAACCGGCAAACAGGGAAAAGAGATATTCTATACCAGCGGATCTACCGCTAAAGTCACCCCCATAATTCAAGAATTATGGCAGGACAAGTCTCTAACTGTAAAACACATAGAACTTAATACATAG
- a CDS encoding stage II sporulation protein M codes for MLKKLLPKNNFLLAFNSSLIIFTLGIIFGCVFLSSVTDTTSAKESMNELEKLIKGSFNLPHTLLGLALFILGKNLLASALAVVGGLLTLGIVPVLTLFFNGIVVGYAIKPVLYLHGTGYLMASLLPHGIIELPAFFLSASVGMYLGVEQALKFIRNRPPTYSVKDAAKFFTYIIFPVLLAAAFIEVFITPLFMIFLT; via the coding sequence ATGCTAAAAAAACTACTGCCGAAAAACAATTTTCTATTGGCTTTTAACAGTTCACTTATAATATTTACTTTAGGAATAATCTTTGGATGCGTTTTCTTAAGCTCTGTAACTGATACCACATCGGCTAAAGAATCAATGAATGAACTGGAAAAGCTTATAAAGGGTTCTTTCAATCTCCCTCACACTCTGCTGGGACTGGCACTCTTTATTTTGGGAAAAAACCTTTTGGCCAGTGCCTTAGCTGTAGTTGGGGGATTATTAACTTTGGGCATAGTACCTGTTTTAACATTGTTTTTTAACGGAATAGTTGTCGGCTATGCTATTAAACCCGTTCTTTACCTGCATGGAACCGGCTATCTTATGGCGAGTCTACTACCTCACGGTATAATTGAACTGCCGGCTTTTTTCCTGTCTGCTTCAGTCGGTATGTACTTAGGAGTGGAACAAGCGCTAAAGTTTATTCGCAACCGTCCCCCAACCTATTCAGTTAAAGATGCCGCAAAATTTTTCACATACATAATTTTTCCGGTACTATTGGCAGCAGCTTTTATTGAAGTCTTTATTACACCGCTGTTCATGATTTTCTTAACCTAG